In Lemur catta isolate mLemCat1 chromosome 1, mLemCat1.pri, whole genome shotgun sequence, one DNA window encodes the following:
- the PCSK4 gene encoding proprotein convertase subtilisin/kexin type 4 isoform X13, with amino-acid sequence MNKEVKPDLNILQVWSQGLTGQGVVVSVLDDGIEKDHPDLWANYVRPQAARVRGCPMSSGWPLPWGCLVPPHVLTHPQDPLASYDFNDYDPDPQPRYTPSDENRHGTRCAGEVAAIANNGFCGAGVAFNARIGGVRMLDGTITDVIEAQSLSLQPQHIHIYSASWGPEDDGRTVDGPGILTREAFRRGVTKGRGGLGTLFIWASGNGGLHYDNCNCDGYTNSIHTLSVGSTTQQGRVPWYSEACASTLTTTYSSGVATDPQIVTTDLHHQCTNKHTGTSASAPLAAGIIALALEANPFLTWRDMQHLVVRASRPAQLQAEDWRTNGVGRQGATGPGRGGGARPTGPVTAILLHSEPPLRLRAAGRRAAGGHGSHLGAHAAPEEMHCQRPAQPHAGRRRSPPRSPSPILPLMHVGNNVSACAGSHNYIRSLEHVQVQLSLSYSRRGDLEISLTSPMGTRSTLVAIRPLDISGQGYNNWIFMSTHFWDENPQGLWILGLENKGYYFNTGDQQRVCAAGHRGAVPGVPQLRLPSGPALRRLLPPEVLQPYAEGRDRGARAPSCARAEGVRQLPRVLLHLPRRLRARLHSLPAVLHARRALGLLLRARRPPRPPPAQCQRQRQRQRQRLLQPPPPPGPCRGARPAGRGRRGRVHGPAAVAGVPDAGVAPVTSCRLEPGVLGLGAWTRPHLAPVGTASGPCWTGLEGRDRPQRAPAGHCWWGQV; translated from the exons ATG AACAAGGAGGTGAAGCCGGACCTGAACATCCTGCAGGTCTGGAGCCAGGGGCTGACCGGCCAGGGCGTCGTGGTCTCTGTGCTGGACGATGGCATTGAGAAGGACCACCCAGACCTCTGGGCCAACTACGTGAGACCTCAGGCAGCCCGGGTTAGGGGCTGCCCCATGTCCTCAGGTTGGCCCCTACCCTGGGGATGCCTTGTACCCCCTCATGTCCTTACCCACCCTCAGGACCCCCTGGCCAGCTACGACTTTAATGACTACGACCCAGACCCCCAGCCCCGCTACACGCCCAGTGATGAGAACCG GCATGGGACCCGCTGTGCTGGGGAGGTGGCAGCAATCGCGAACAATGGCTTCTGCGGTGCAGGCGTCGCCTTCAACGCCCGGATCGGAG GTGTGCGCATGCTGGACGGCACCATCACCGACGTCATCGAGGCGCAGTCACTGAGCCTGCAGCCACAGCACATCCACATCTACAGCGCCAGCTGGGGCCCTGAGGACGATGGCCGCACAGTGGATGGCCCTGGCATCCTCACCCGCGAGGCCTTCCGGCGTGGTGTGACCAAA GGCCGCGGCGGGCTGGGCACGCTTTTCATCTGGGCGTCGGGCAATGGCGGCCTCCACTACGACAACTGCAACTGTGACGGCTACACCAACAGCATCCACACGCTGTCCGTGGGTAGCACCACACAGCAGGGCCGCGTGCCCTGGTACAGCGAGGCCTGCGCCTCCACTCTCACCACCACCTACAGCAGCGGTGTCGCCACTGACCCCCAGATC GTCACCACGGACCTGCACCACCAGTGCACGAACAAGCACACAGGCACCTCGGCCTCAGCCCCGCTGGCTGCAGGCATCATCGCCCTGGCTCTGGAGGCCAA CCCGTTCCTGACATGGAGGGACATGCAGCACCTCGTGGTCCGCGCATCCAGGCCTGCGCAGCTGCAGGCCGAGGACTGGAGGACCAATGGCGTGGGGCGCCAAGGTGCGACAGggccgggcaggggtgggggcgcCAGGCCCACAGGGCCAGTGACAGCCATCCTTCTGCACAGTGAGCCACCACTACGGCTACGGGCTGCTGGACGCCGGGCTGCTGGTGGACATGGCTCGCACCTGGGTGCCCACGCGGCCCCAGAAGAAATGCACTGTCAACGTCCTGCACAACCCCAC GCCGGCAGGAGGCGCTCACCCCCTcgctcccccagccccatcctgccGCTCATGCACGTGGGGAACAACGTGTCAGCCTGCGCTGGCAGCCACAACTACATCCGCTCGCTGGAGCACGTGCAGGTGCAGCTGTCGCTGTCCTACAGCCGCCGTGGGGACCTGGAGATCTCCCTCACCAGCCCCATGGGCACCCGCTCCACCCTCGTGGCCATCAG GCCCCTGGACATCAGCGGCCAAGGCTATAACAACTGGATCTTCATGTCCACCCACTTCTGGGATGAGAACCCACAGGGCCTGTGGATCCTGGGCCTAGAGAACAAGGGCTACTATTTCAACACGG GTGACCAGCAGCGCGTGTGTGCGGCGGGACACAGAGGGGCTGTGCCAGG AGTGCCACAGCTCCGCCTACCTTCTGGGCCGGCGCTGCGTCGCCTATTGCCCCCCGAGGTTCTTCAACCATACGCGGAGGGCCGTGACCGCGGGGCCCGGGCGCCCAGCTGCGCCCGCGCTGAGGGTGTGCGCCAGCTGCCACGCGTCCTGCTACACTTGCCGCGGCGGCTCCGCGCGCGACTGCACAGCCTGCCCGCCGTCCTCCACGCTCGACGGGCGTTGGGGCTCCTGCTCCGAGCCCGCCGACCTCCGCGGCCTCCCCCAGCCCAATGCCAGCGCCAGCGCCAGCGCCAACGCCAGCGCCTGCTCCAGCCGCCCCCCCCACCCGGCCCCTGCCGTGGTGCCCGTCCTGCTGGCCGTGGCCGTCGGGGGCGCGTCCACGGGCCGGCTGCCGTAGCTGGGGTCCCAGACGCCGGGGTCGCCCCTGTCACCAGCTGCCGGCTGGAACCCGGAGTCTTAGGACTTGGAGCGTGGACCCGCCCTCACCTCGCACCGGTGGGCACTGCGTCCGGCCCCTGCTGGACTGGCCTGGAGGGGCGAGATcggccccagagggccccagcTGGCCACTGCTGGTGGGGTCAGGTGTAA
- the PCSK4 gene encoding proprotein convertase subtilisin/kexin type 4 isoform X1, which translates to MAPGAGRALVPTRRFGRGRGLRRPRPAPAPAAMRPALTALWLRLAVAVALAFGGPLATRRASARAPIYVSSWAVRVSQGYQEAERLARKFGFLNLGQIFPDGQYFHLRHRGVVQQSLTPHWGHRLRLKKDPKVQWFEQQTLRRRVKRSLAVPTDPWFSKQWYMNKEVKPDLNILQVWSQGLTGQGVVVSVLDDGIEKDHPDLWANYVRPQAARVRGCPMSSGWPLPWGCLVPPHVLTHPQDPLASYDFNDYDPDPQPRYTPSDENRHGTRCAGEVAAIANNGFCGAGVAFNARIGGVRMLDGTITDVIEAQSLSLQPQHIHIYSASWGPEDDGRTVDGPGILTREAFRRGVTKGRGGLGTLFIWASGNGGLHYDNCNCDGYTNSIHTLSVGSTTQQGRVPWYSEACASTLTTTYSSGVATDPQIVTTDLHHQCTNKHTGTSASAPLAAGIIALALEANPFLTWRDMQHLVVRASRPAQLQAEDWRTNGVGRQGATGPGRGGGARPTGPVTAILLHSEPPLRLRAAGRRAAGGHGSHLGAHAAPEEMHCQRPAQPHAGRRRSPPRSPSPILPLMHVGNNVSACAGSHNYIRSLEHVQVQLSLSYSRRGDLEISLTSPMGTRSTLVAIRPLDISGQGYNNWIFMSTHFWDENPQGLWILGLENKGYYFNTGDQQRVCAAGHRGAVPGVPQLRLPSGPALRRLLPPEVLQPYAEGRDRGARAPSCARAEGVRQLPRVLLHLPRRLRARLHSLPAVLHARRALGLLLRARRPPRPPPAQCQRQRQRQRQRLLQPPPPPGPCRGARPAGRGRRGRVHGPAAVAGVPDAGVAPVTSCRLEPGVLGLGAWTRPHLAPVGTASGPCWTGLEGRDRPQRAPAGHCWWGQV; encoded by the exons ATGGCGCCGGGGGCAGGGCGGGCGCTTGTGCCGACTCGGCGGTTTGGCCGGGGGAGGGGCCTCaggaggccccgccccgcccccgcccccgccgctaTGCGGCCCGCCCTGACTGCGCTGTGGCTGCGCCTGGCCGTGGCGGTGGCCCTGGCCTTCGGCGGCCCCCTGGCTACACGAAGGGCCTCGGCCCGGGCCCCCATCTACGTCAGCAGCTGGGCCGTGCGGGTGTCCCAGGGCTACCAGGAGGCCGAGCGCCTGGCACGCAAATTCGGCTTCCTCAacctggggcag ATCTTCCCTGACGGGCAGTACTTCCACCTGCGGCACCGGGGCGTGGTCCAGCAATCCCTGACCCCGCACTGGGGCCACCGCCTGCGGCTCAAGAAAGACCCCAAG GTACAGTGGTTCGAGCAGCAGACACTGCGGCGGCGGGTGAAGCGCTCCTTGGCGGTGCCCACGGACCCCTGGTTCTCCAAGCAGTGGTACATG AACAAGGAGGTGAAGCCGGACCTGAACATCCTGCAGGTCTGGAGCCAGGGGCTGACCGGCCAGGGCGTCGTGGTCTCTGTGCTGGACGATGGCATTGAGAAGGACCACCCAGACCTCTGGGCCAACTACGTGAGACCTCAGGCAGCCCGGGTTAGGGGCTGCCCCATGTCCTCAGGTTGGCCCCTACCCTGGGGATGCCTTGTACCCCCTCATGTCCTTACCCACCCTCAGGACCCCCTGGCCAGCTACGACTTTAATGACTACGACCCAGACCCCCAGCCCCGCTACACGCCCAGTGATGAGAACCG GCATGGGACCCGCTGTGCTGGGGAGGTGGCAGCAATCGCGAACAATGGCTTCTGCGGTGCAGGCGTCGCCTTCAACGCCCGGATCGGAG GTGTGCGCATGCTGGACGGCACCATCACCGACGTCATCGAGGCGCAGTCACTGAGCCTGCAGCCACAGCACATCCACATCTACAGCGCCAGCTGGGGCCCTGAGGACGATGGCCGCACAGTGGATGGCCCTGGCATCCTCACCCGCGAGGCCTTCCGGCGTGGTGTGACCAAA GGCCGCGGCGGGCTGGGCACGCTTTTCATCTGGGCGTCGGGCAATGGCGGCCTCCACTACGACAACTGCAACTGTGACGGCTACACCAACAGCATCCACACGCTGTCCGTGGGTAGCACCACACAGCAGGGCCGCGTGCCCTGGTACAGCGAGGCCTGCGCCTCCACTCTCACCACCACCTACAGCAGCGGTGTCGCCACTGACCCCCAGATC GTCACCACGGACCTGCACCACCAGTGCACGAACAAGCACACAGGCACCTCGGCCTCAGCCCCGCTGGCTGCAGGCATCATCGCCCTGGCTCTGGAGGCCAA CCCGTTCCTGACATGGAGGGACATGCAGCACCTCGTGGTCCGCGCATCCAGGCCTGCGCAGCTGCAGGCCGAGGACTGGAGGACCAATGGCGTGGGGCGCCAAGGTGCGACAGggccgggcaggggtgggggcgcCAGGCCCACAGGGCCAGTGACAGCCATCCTTCTGCACAGTGAGCCACCACTACGGCTACGGGCTGCTGGACGCCGGGCTGCTGGTGGACATGGCTCGCACCTGGGTGCCCACGCGGCCCCAGAAGAAATGCACTGTCAACGTCCTGCACAACCCCAC GCCGGCAGGAGGCGCTCACCCCCTcgctcccccagccccatcctgccGCTCATGCACGTGGGGAACAACGTGTCAGCCTGCGCTGGCAGCCACAACTACATCCGCTCGCTGGAGCACGTGCAGGTGCAGCTGTCGCTGTCCTACAGCCGCCGTGGGGACCTGGAGATCTCCCTCACCAGCCCCATGGGCACCCGCTCCACCCTCGTGGCCATCAG GCCCCTGGACATCAGCGGCCAAGGCTATAACAACTGGATCTTCATGTCCACCCACTTCTGGGATGAGAACCCACAGGGCCTGTGGATCCTGGGCCTAGAGAACAAGGGCTACTATTTCAACACGG GTGACCAGCAGCGCGTGTGTGCGGCGGGACACAGAGGGGCTGTGCCAGG AGTGCCACAGCTCCGCCTACCTTCTGGGCCGGCGCTGCGTCGCCTATTGCCCCCCGAGGTTCTTCAACCATACGCGGAGGGCCGTGACCGCGGGGCCCGGGCGCCCAGCTGCGCCCGCGCTGAGGGTGTGCGCCAGCTGCCACGCGTCCTGCTACACTTGCCGCGGCGGCTCCGCGCGCGACTGCACAGCCTGCCCGCCGTCCTCCACGCTCGACGGGCGTTGGGGCTCCTGCTCCGAGCCCGCCGACCTCCGCGGCCTCCCCCAGCCCAATGCCAGCGCCAGCGCCAGCGCCAACGCCAGCGCCTGCTCCAGCCGCCCCCCCCACCCGGCCCCTGCCGTGGTGCCCGTCCTGCTGGCCGTGGCCGTCGGGGGCGCGTCCACGGGCCGGCTGCCGTAGCTGGGGTCCCAGACGCCGGGGTCGCCCCTGTCACCAGCTGCCGGCTGGAACCCGGAGTCTTAGGACTTGGAGCGTGGACCCGCCCTCACCTCGCACCGGTGGGCACTGCGTCCGGCCCCTGCTGGACTGGCCTGGAGGGGCGAGATcggccccagagggccccagcTGGCCACTGCTGGTGGGGTCAGGTGTAA
- the PCSK4 gene encoding proprotein convertase subtilisin/kexin type 4 isoform X3, with product MAPGAGRALVPTRRFGRGRGLRRPRPAPAPAAMRPALTALWLRLAVAVALAFGGPLATRRASARAPIYVSSWAVRVSQGYQEAERLARKFGFLNLGQIFPDGQYFHLRHRGVVQQSLTPHWGHRLRLKKDPKVQWFEQQTLRRRVKRSLAVPTDPWFSKQWYMVWSQGLTGQGVVVSVLDDGIEKDHPDLWANYVRPQAARVRGCPMSSGWPLPWGCLVPPHVLTHPQDPLASYDFNDYDPDPQPRYTPSDENRHGTRCAGEVAAIANNGFCGAGVAFNARIGGVRMLDGTITDVIEAQSLSLQPQHIHIYSASWGPEDDGRTVDGPGILTREAFRRGVTKGRGGLGTLFIWASGNGGLHYDNCNCDGYTNSIHTLSVGSTTQQGRVPWYSEACASTLTTTYSSGVATDPQIVTTDLHHQCTNKHTGTSASAPLAAGIIALALEANPFLTWRDMQHLVVRASRPAQLQAEDWRTNGVGRQGATGPGRGGGARPTGPVTAILLHSEPPLRLRAAGRRAAGGHGSHLGAHAAPEEMHCQRPAQPHAGRRRSPPRSPSPILPLMHVGNNVSACAGSHNYIRSLEHVQVQLSLSYSRRGDLEISLTSPMGTRSTLVAIRPLDISGQGYNNWIFMSTHFWDENPQGLWILGLENKGYYFNTGDQQRVCAAGHRGAVPGVPQLRLPSGPALRRLLPPEVLQPYAEGRDRGARAPSCARAEGVRQLPRVLLHLPRRLRARLHSLPAVLHARRALGLLLRARRPPRPPPAQCQRQRQRQRQRLLQPPPPPGPCRGARPAGRGRRGRVHGPAAVAGVPDAGVAPVTSCRLEPGVLGLGAWTRPHLAPVGTASGPCWTGLEGRDRPQRAPAGHCWWGQV from the exons ATGGCGCCGGGGGCAGGGCGGGCGCTTGTGCCGACTCGGCGGTTTGGCCGGGGGAGGGGCCTCaggaggccccgccccgcccccgcccccgccgctaTGCGGCCCGCCCTGACTGCGCTGTGGCTGCGCCTGGCCGTGGCGGTGGCCCTGGCCTTCGGCGGCCCCCTGGCTACACGAAGGGCCTCGGCCCGGGCCCCCATCTACGTCAGCAGCTGGGCCGTGCGGGTGTCCCAGGGCTACCAGGAGGCCGAGCGCCTGGCACGCAAATTCGGCTTCCTCAacctggggcag ATCTTCCCTGACGGGCAGTACTTCCACCTGCGGCACCGGGGCGTGGTCCAGCAATCCCTGACCCCGCACTGGGGCCACCGCCTGCGGCTCAAGAAAGACCCCAAG GTACAGTGGTTCGAGCAGCAGACACTGCGGCGGCGGGTGAAGCGCTCCTTGGCGGTGCCCACGGACCCCTGGTTCTCCAAGCAGTGGTACATG GTCTGGAGCCAGGGGCTGACCGGCCAGGGCGTCGTGGTCTCTGTGCTGGACGATGGCATTGAGAAGGACCACCCAGACCTCTGGGCCAACTACGTGAGACCTCAGGCAGCCCGGGTTAGGGGCTGCCCCATGTCCTCAGGTTGGCCCCTACCCTGGGGATGCCTTGTACCCCCTCATGTCCTTACCCACCCTCAGGACCCCCTGGCCAGCTACGACTTTAATGACTACGACCCAGACCCCCAGCCCCGCTACACGCCCAGTGATGAGAACCG GCATGGGACCCGCTGTGCTGGGGAGGTGGCAGCAATCGCGAACAATGGCTTCTGCGGTGCAGGCGTCGCCTTCAACGCCCGGATCGGAG GTGTGCGCATGCTGGACGGCACCATCACCGACGTCATCGAGGCGCAGTCACTGAGCCTGCAGCCACAGCACATCCACATCTACAGCGCCAGCTGGGGCCCTGAGGACGATGGCCGCACAGTGGATGGCCCTGGCATCCTCACCCGCGAGGCCTTCCGGCGTGGTGTGACCAAA GGCCGCGGCGGGCTGGGCACGCTTTTCATCTGGGCGTCGGGCAATGGCGGCCTCCACTACGACAACTGCAACTGTGACGGCTACACCAACAGCATCCACACGCTGTCCGTGGGTAGCACCACACAGCAGGGCCGCGTGCCCTGGTACAGCGAGGCCTGCGCCTCCACTCTCACCACCACCTACAGCAGCGGTGTCGCCACTGACCCCCAGATC GTCACCACGGACCTGCACCACCAGTGCACGAACAAGCACACAGGCACCTCGGCCTCAGCCCCGCTGGCTGCAGGCATCATCGCCCTGGCTCTGGAGGCCAA CCCGTTCCTGACATGGAGGGACATGCAGCACCTCGTGGTCCGCGCATCCAGGCCTGCGCAGCTGCAGGCCGAGGACTGGAGGACCAATGGCGTGGGGCGCCAAGGTGCGACAGggccgggcaggggtgggggcgcCAGGCCCACAGGGCCAGTGACAGCCATCCTTCTGCACAGTGAGCCACCACTACGGCTACGGGCTGCTGGACGCCGGGCTGCTGGTGGACATGGCTCGCACCTGGGTGCCCACGCGGCCCCAGAAGAAATGCACTGTCAACGTCCTGCACAACCCCAC GCCGGCAGGAGGCGCTCACCCCCTcgctcccccagccccatcctgccGCTCATGCACGTGGGGAACAACGTGTCAGCCTGCGCTGGCAGCCACAACTACATCCGCTCGCTGGAGCACGTGCAGGTGCAGCTGTCGCTGTCCTACAGCCGCCGTGGGGACCTGGAGATCTCCCTCACCAGCCCCATGGGCACCCGCTCCACCCTCGTGGCCATCAG GCCCCTGGACATCAGCGGCCAAGGCTATAACAACTGGATCTTCATGTCCACCCACTTCTGGGATGAGAACCCACAGGGCCTGTGGATCCTGGGCCTAGAGAACAAGGGCTACTATTTCAACACGG GTGACCAGCAGCGCGTGTGTGCGGCGGGACACAGAGGGGCTGTGCCAGG AGTGCCACAGCTCCGCCTACCTTCTGGGCCGGCGCTGCGTCGCCTATTGCCCCCCGAGGTTCTTCAACCATACGCGGAGGGCCGTGACCGCGGGGCCCGGGCGCCCAGCTGCGCCCGCGCTGAGGGTGTGCGCCAGCTGCCACGCGTCCTGCTACACTTGCCGCGGCGGCTCCGCGCGCGACTGCACAGCCTGCCCGCCGTCCTCCACGCTCGACGGGCGTTGGGGCTCCTGCTCCGAGCCCGCCGACCTCCGCGGCCTCCCCCAGCCCAATGCCAGCGCCAGCGCCAGCGCCAACGCCAGCGCCTGCTCCAGCCGCCCCCCCCACCCGGCCCCTGCCGTGGTGCCCGTCCTGCTGGCCGTGGCCGTCGGGGGCGCGTCCACGGGCCGGCTGCCGTAGCTGGGGTCCCAGACGCCGGGGTCGCCCCTGTCACCAGCTGCCGGCTGGAACCCGGAGTCTTAGGACTTGGAGCGTGGACCCGCCCTCACCTCGCACCGGTGGGCACTGCGTCCGGCCCCTGCTGGACTGGCCTGGAGGGGCGAGATcggccccagagggccccagcTGGCCACTGCTGGTGGGGTCAGGTGTAA
- the PCSK4 gene encoding proprotein convertase subtilisin/kexin type 4 isoform X2 produces the protein MAPGAGRALVPTRRFGRGRGLRRPRPAPAPAAMRPALTALWLRLAVAVALAFGGPLATRRASARAPIYVSSWAVRVSQGYQEAERLARKFGFLNLGQIFPDGQYFHLRHRGVVQQSLTPHWGHRLRLKKDPKVQWFEQQTLRRRVKRSLAVPTDPWFSKQWYMNKEVKPDLNILQVWSQGLTGQGVVVSVLDDGIEKDHPDLWANYVRPQAARVRGCPMSSGWPLPWGCLVPPHVLTHPQDPLASYDFNDYDPDPQPRYTPSDENRHGTRCAGEVAAIANNGFCGAGVAFNARIGGVRMLDGTITDVIEAQSLSLQPQHIHIYSASWGPEDDGRTVDGPGILTREAFRRGVTKGRGGLGTLFIWASGNGGLHYDNCNCDGYTNSIHTLSVGSTTQQGRVPWYSEACASTLTTTYSSGVATDPQIVTTDLHHQCTNKHTGTSASAPLAAGIIALALEANPFLTWRDMQHLVVRASRPAQLQAEDWRTNGVGRQVSHHYGYGLLDAGLLVDMARTWVPTRPQKKCTVNVLHNPTPAGGAHPLAPPAPSCRSCTWGTTCQPALAATTTSARWSTCRCSCRCPTAAVGTWRSPSPAPWAPAPPSWPSGLHDHAGEAASLPCPPVCPRPLDISGQGYNNWIFMSTHFWDENPQGLWILGLENKGYYFNTGDQQRVCAAGHRGAVPGVPQLRLPSGPALRRLLPPEVLQPYAEGRDRGARAPSCARAEGVRQLPRVLLHLPRRLRARLHSLPAVLHARRALGLLLRARRPPRPPPAQCQRQRQRQRQRLLQPPPPPGPCRGARPAGRGRRGRVHGPAAVAGVPDAGVAPVTSCRLEPGVLGLGAWTRPHLAPVGTASGPCWTGLEGRDRPQRAPAGHCWWGQV, from the exons ATGGCGCCGGGGGCAGGGCGGGCGCTTGTGCCGACTCGGCGGTTTGGCCGGGGGAGGGGCCTCaggaggccccgccccgcccccgcccccgccgctaTGCGGCCCGCCCTGACTGCGCTGTGGCTGCGCCTGGCCGTGGCGGTGGCCCTGGCCTTCGGCGGCCCCCTGGCTACACGAAGGGCCTCGGCCCGGGCCCCCATCTACGTCAGCAGCTGGGCCGTGCGGGTGTCCCAGGGCTACCAGGAGGCCGAGCGCCTGGCACGCAAATTCGGCTTCCTCAacctggggcag ATCTTCCCTGACGGGCAGTACTTCCACCTGCGGCACCGGGGCGTGGTCCAGCAATCCCTGACCCCGCACTGGGGCCACCGCCTGCGGCTCAAGAAAGACCCCAAG GTACAGTGGTTCGAGCAGCAGACACTGCGGCGGCGGGTGAAGCGCTCCTTGGCGGTGCCCACGGACCCCTGGTTCTCCAAGCAGTGGTACATG AACAAGGAGGTGAAGCCGGACCTGAACATCCTGCAGGTCTGGAGCCAGGGGCTGACCGGCCAGGGCGTCGTGGTCTCTGTGCTGGACGATGGCATTGAGAAGGACCACCCAGACCTCTGGGCCAACTACGTGAGACCTCAGGCAGCCCGGGTTAGGGGCTGCCCCATGTCCTCAGGTTGGCCCCTACCCTGGGGATGCCTTGTACCCCCTCATGTCCTTACCCACCCTCAGGACCCCCTGGCCAGCTACGACTTTAATGACTACGACCCAGACCCCCAGCCCCGCTACACGCCCAGTGATGAGAACCG GCATGGGACCCGCTGTGCTGGGGAGGTGGCAGCAATCGCGAACAATGGCTTCTGCGGTGCAGGCGTCGCCTTCAACGCCCGGATCGGAG GTGTGCGCATGCTGGACGGCACCATCACCGACGTCATCGAGGCGCAGTCACTGAGCCTGCAGCCACAGCACATCCACATCTACAGCGCCAGCTGGGGCCCTGAGGACGATGGCCGCACAGTGGATGGCCCTGGCATCCTCACCCGCGAGGCCTTCCGGCGTGGTGTGACCAAA GGCCGCGGCGGGCTGGGCACGCTTTTCATCTGGGCGTCGGGCAATGGCGGCCTCCACTACGACAACTGCAACTGTGACGGCTACACCAACAGCATCCACACGCTGTCCGTGGGTAGCACCACACAGCAGGGCCGCGTGCCCTGGTACAGCGAGGCCTGCGCCTCCACTCTCACCACCACCTACAGCAGCGGTGTCGCCACTGACCCCCAGATC GTCACCACGGACCTGCACCACCAGTGCACGAACAAGCACACAGGCACCTCGGCCTCAGCCCCGCTGGCTGCAGGCATCATCGCCCTGGCTCTGGAGGCCAA CCCGTTCCTGACATGGAGGGACATGCAGCACCTCGTGGTCCGCGCATCCAGGCCTGCGCAGCTGCAGGCCGAGGACTGGAGGACCAATGGCGTGGGGCGCCAAG TGAGCCACCACTACGGCTACGGGCTGCTGGACGCCGGGCTGCTGGTGGACATGGCTCGCACCTGGGTGCCCACGCGGCCCCAGAAGAAATGCACTGTCAACGTCCTGCACAACCCCAC GCCGGCAGGAGGCGCTCACCCCCTcgctcccccagccccatcctgccGCTCATGCACGTGGGGAACAACGTGTCAGCCTGCGCTGGCAGCCACAACTACATCCGCTCGCTGGAGCACGTGCAGGTGCAGCTGTCGCTGTCCTACAGCCGCCGTGGGGACCTGGAGATCTCCCTCACCAGCCCCATGGGCACCCGCTCCACCCTCGTGGCCATCAG GTCTTCACGACCATGCTGGCGAAGCcgcctctctcccctgcccacctgtCTGTCCCAGGCCCCTGGACATCAGCGGCCAAGGCTATAACAACTGGATCTTCATGTCCACCCACTTCTGGGATGAGAACCCACAGGGCCTGTGGATCCTGGGCCTAGAGAACAAGGGCTACTATTTCAACACGG GTGACCAGCAGCGCGTGTGTGCGGCGGGACACAGAGGGGCTGTGCCAGG AGTGCCACAGCTCCGCCTACCTTCTGGGCCGGCGCTGCGTCGCCTATTGCCCCCCGAGGTTCTTCAACCATACGCGGAGGGCCGTGACCGCGGGGCCCGGGCGCCCAGCTGCGCCCGCGCTGAGGGTGTGCGCCAGCTGCCACGCGTCCTGCTACACTTGCCGCGGCGGCTCCGCGCGCGACTGCACAGCCTGCCCGCCGTCCTCCACGCTCGACGGGCGTTGGGGCTCCTGCTCCGAGCCCGCCGACCTCCGCGGCCTCCCCCAGCCCAATGCCAGCGCCAGCGCCAGCGCCAACGCCAGCGCCTGCTCCAGCCGCCCCCCCCACCCGGCCCCTGCCGTGGTGCCCGTCCTGCTGGCCGTGGCCGTCGGGGGCGCGTCCACGGGCCGGCTGCCGTAGCTGGGGTCCCAGACGCCGGGGTCGCCCCTGTCACCAGCTGCCGGCTGGAACCCGGAGTCTTAGGACTTGGAGCGTGGACCCGCCCTCACCTCGCACCGGTGGGCACTGCGTCCGGCCCCTGCTGGACTGGCCTGGAGGGGCGAGATcggccccagagggccccagcTGGCCACTGCTGGTGGGGTCAGGTGTAA